The proteins below come from a single Tsuneonella deserti genomic window:
- a CDS encoding DUF445 domain-containing protein, whose amino-acid sequence MGGTHSPPDRARTMRRTATGLLLAMAGLFVLSGQYLGLHPAVGYVRAFAEAAMVGGLADWFAVTALFRRPLGLPIPHTAIIPENKDRIADTMAAFLQDNFLTPAVVARRMQDMNLARAVGEYLAAPAQGETGARLRAGAGELLAEFLESLDPERLGTQVRGGLKSLAAKVEVAPLLGQMLTAAIADRRHLPLIDAGIRWAGLTIEANEGMIRQMIHDKANGLVRWTGLDERLANSVLDGLYKLLAEVLVDPSHPLRGKLDEGLSKLANDLLHDADTRGKIERMKNELLDNPAVATWWIGVWERIRAGLIKTARDPGGSLGGQLGASLGELGRVLRDDPRMQLQLNRFARRTAVGIATRYGGQIVRLVSETVRRWDARTVTDRIEGAVGRDLQFIRMNGTLVGGLVGVLIHAGDTLL is encoded by the coding sequence ATGGGAGGCACCCATTCCCCGCCCGATCGCGCGCGCACCATGCGGCGCACGGCCACCGGCCTGCTGCTGGCTATGGCGGGCCTGTTCGTGCTTAGCGGGCAGTACCTCGGGCTTCATCCCGCGGTCGGCTATGTGCGCGCCTTCGCCGAGGCGGCGATGGTCGGCGGGCTGGCAGACTGGTTCGCGGTGACGGCGCTGTTCCGCCGTCCGCTCGGCCTGCCCATCCCGCACACCGCGATCATTCCGGAGAACAAGGACCGCATCGCCGACACGATGGCGGCTTTCCTGCAGGACAACTTCCTGACCCCTGCGGTGGTCGCGCGGCGGATGCAGGACATGAACCTGGCGCGGGCGGTGGGCGAATACCTCGCTGCGCCGGCGCAGGGCGAGACCGGGGCCAGGCTGAGAGCGGGCGCGGGCGAACTGCTTGCCGAATTCCTGGAATCGCTCGATCCCGAGCGGCTGGGCACGCAAGTGCGCGGCGGCCTCAAATCGCTCGCCGCCAAGGTGGAGGTCGCCCCGCTGCTCGGCCAGATGCTGACGGCGGCGATCGCGGATCGCCGCCATCTGCCGCTGATCGACGCGGGTATTCGATGGGCGGGCCTGACGATCGAGGCGAACGAGGGCATGATCCGGCAGATGATCCACGACAAGGCCAACGGCCTCGTGCGCTGGACAGGGCTCGACGAGCGCCTCGCCAATTCCGTTCTCGACGGCTTGTACAAGCTGCTGGCCGAAGTGCTGGTCGATCCCTCACACCCCCTGCGCGGCAAGCTCGACGAAGGCCTTTCCAAGCTGGCGAACGACCTGCTGCACGATGCCGATACCCGCGGAAAGATCGAGCGAATGAAGAACGAACTGCTCGATAACCCGGCGGTGGCGACCTGGTGGATCGGCGTGTGGGAGCGCATCCGCGCGGGCCTTATCAAGACCGCGCGCGATCCCGGCGGGTCGCTTGGCGGACAGCTTGGCGCCAGCCTGGGCGAGCTGGGCCGGGTTCTGCGCGACGATCCGCGGATGCAGCTCCAGCTCAACCGCTTCGCCCGGCGCACCGCAGTCGGCATTGCCACCCGTTACGGCGGCCAGATCGTGCGGCTGGTGTCCGAAACAGTGCGCCGGTGGGACGCGCGAACGGTCACAGACCGGATCGAGGGAGCGGTCGGCCGCGACCTCCAGTTCATTCGCATGAACGGCACGCTCGTCGGCGGGCTGGTCGGCGTCCTCATCCATGCCGGAGATACCCTGCTGTGA